From a region of the Mycolicibacterium sp. MU0050 genome:
- a CDS encoding sugar porter family MFS transporter, producing MSQGAIGEEQFSSGQSALRIASVAALGGLLFGYDSAVINGAVDALQKHFDIGNASLGFAVASALLGAAVGAMTAGRLADRIGRLAVMKIAAVLFLLSAIGTGLATGVWMVVLFRIVGGIGVGVASVIAPAYIAEVSPPHIRGRLGSLQQLAIVSGIFLSLAVDWLLAHLAGGSGEELWLGMEAWRWMFLMMAVPAVIYGALAYTIPESPRYLVATHRIPEARRVLTRLLGTKNLEITINRIQETLEREDKPSWRDLRKPTGGLYGIVWVGLGLSMFQQFVGINVIFYYSNVLWQAVGFDESSSFTITVITSVVNILTTLIAIALIDKIGRRPLLLIGSSGMAVTLATMAVIFASAPVVDGQPRLEGAAGPIALVAANLFVVAFGMSWGPVVWVLLGEMFPNRIRAAALGLAAAGQWTANWLITVTFPELRNFLGGAYGFYALCAVLSFVFVWRFVRETKGVSLEDMHSELLREGRT from the coding sequence ATGTCCCAGGGCGCGATCGGTGAGGAGCAGTTCTCCAGCGGGCAGAGCGCCCTTCGCATAGCGTCGGTGGCCGCGTTGGGTGGTCTGCTGTTCGGCTACGACAGCGCGGTCATCAACGGCGCCGTCGACGCCCTGCAGAAGCATTTCGACATCGGCAACGCCTCACTGGGTTTCGCGGTCGCCTCGGCGCTGCTCGGTGCCGCGGTCGGAGCCATGACCGCGGGGCGGCTGGCCGACCGGATCGGCCGCCTGGCGGTGATGAAGATCGCCGCGGTGCTGTTTCTGCTCAGCGCCATCGGCACCGGCCTGGCGACCGGCGTCTGGATGGTGGTGTTGTTCCGGATCGTCGGCGGCATCGGCGTCGGCGTGGCGTCGGTGATCGCGCCCGCCTACATCGCCGAGGTGTCGCCGCCCCACATCCGCGGTCGCCTCGGATCGCTGCAGCAACTGGCCATCGTCTCCGGCATCTTCTTGTCGCTGGCGGTCGACTGGTTGCTCGCGCACCTGGCCGGGGGATCGGGCGAGGAACTGTGGCTGGGCATGGAGGCCTGGCGGTGGATGTTCCTGATGATGGCCGTGCCGGCGGTGATCTACGGCGCGCTGGCCTACACCATCCCGGAGTCGCCCCGCTATCTGGTTGCCACCCACCGGATTCCGGAGGCGCGGCGAGTACTCACCCGGTTGTTGGGCACCAAGAACCTGGAGATCACCATCAATCGGATCCAGGAAACGCTGGAGCGGGAGGACAAGCCCTCGTGGCGCGATCTGCGCAAGCCGACCGGCGGCCTGTACGGCATCGTGTGGGTGGGCCTCGGGTTGTCGATGTTCCAGCAGTTCGTGGGCATCAACGTGATCTTCTACTACTCGAACGTGCTGTGGCAGGCGGTCGGATTCGACGAGAGTTCGTCGTTCACCATCACGGTCATCACCTCGGTGGTCAACATCTTGACCACCCTGATCGCCATCGCCCTGATCGACAAGATCGGCCGCCGGCCGCTGCTGCTGATCGGCTCGTCGGGCATGGCGGTCACGCTGGCCACCATGGCGGTCATCTTCGCCAGCGCCCCGGTGGTCGACGGGCAACCCCGGCTCGAAGGCGCCGCCGGACCGATCGCGCTGGTCGCGGCGAACCTGTTCGTGGTGGCCTTCGGAATGTCATGGGGGCCGGTGGTCTGGGTGCTGCTCGGGGAGATGTTCCCGAACCGCATCCGGGCCGCGGCCCTGGGCCTGGCCGCCGCCGGGCAGTGGACGGCCAACTGGCTGATCACCGTGACGTTCCCGGAACTGCGTAACTTCCTGGGCGGGGCCTACGGCTTCTACGCCCTGTGCGCGGTGCTGTCCTTCGTGTTCGTCTGGCGTTTCGTCCGGGAGACCAAGGGTGTGTCGCTGGAGGACATGCATTCCGAACTGCTGCGCGAGGGCCGGACCTGA
- a CDS encoding DUF4126 family protein — translation MTTHVLVLLLAVLIGAVAGLRAFTAPAVLAWAAVLQWINLDGTWASWMGNWFVVALLTVLAVAELISDQLPKTPNRTAAAPFAARLVTGALAGAVLGTAWGYTFGGLGAGMIGAVLGTLGGFQLRRKLSDRVGIDLPVALTEDAVAVLGGVAIAALTAAL, via the coding sequence GTGACGACGCACGTTCTGGTTCTGCTCCTGGCTGTGCTGATCGGCGCGGTCGCCGGGCTCCGCGCTTTCACCGCGCCCGCGGTGTTGGCCTGGGCGGCGGTCCTGCAGTGGATCAACCTCGACGGCACCTGGGCGTCGTGGATGGGGAACTGGTTCGTGGTCGCGCTGCTGACCGTCCTGGCCGTCGCCGAGCTGATTTCCGATCAGCTGCCCAAGACCCCCAACCGCACCGCGGCGGCGCCGTTCGCGGCGCGTCTGGTCACCGGCGCGCTGGCGGGCGCGGTGTTGGGCACGGCGTGGGGGTACACCTTCGGCGGATTGGGCGCCGGGATGATCGGCGCGGTGCTGGGCACCCTCGGCGGCTTTCAGTTGCGCCGCAAGCTGTCTGACCGGGTGGGCATCGATCTGCCGGTCGCGCTGACCGAGGATGCGGTCGCGGTGCTCGGTGGGGTCGCCATAGCGGCGCTCACGGCGGCGCTGTGA
- the metH gene encoding methionine synthase gives MQPNIRPDCTEELTSALQRRIMVIDGAMGTAIQRDRPDEAGYRGERFKDWPSDLQGNNDLLTLTQPHIIEAIHREYLEAGADILETNTFNANAISLSDYGMAELSYELNYAGAALARAVCDEFGTPERPRYVAGVLGPTTRTASISPDVNDPGARNVSYDQLAAAYLEAATGLVDGGADILLVETIFDTLNAKAAVFAIETLFEERGRRWPVIISGTITDASGRTLSGQVTEAFWNSIRHAKPLAVGLNCALGAPEMRPYIAEISRIADTFVSCYPNAGLPNAFAEYDETPERQAGYLADFVEAGFVNLVGGCCGTTPAHIAEIAKVVEGKAPRQVPEIPVATRLSGLEPLNIDDDSLFVNIGERTNITGSARFRNLIKAEDYDTALSVALQQVEVGAQVIDINMDEGMIDGVAAMDRFTKLIASEPDISRVPVMIDSSKWEVIEAGLKNVQGKPIVNSISMKEGEEKFIHDARLCRKYGAAVVVMAFDEEGQADNLERRKQICGRAYRILTEQVGFPAEDIIFDPNCFALATGIEEHATYGIDFIEACAWIKENLPGVHLSGGISNVSFSFRGNNPVREAIHAVFLYHAIKAGLSMGIVNAGALVPYDSIDPELRERIEDVVLNRREDAAERLLEIAERFNSKEKGEDPAAAEWRSLPVRERITHALVKGIDAHAEPDTEELRAEIAAAGGRPIEVIEGPLMDGMNVVGDLFGAGKMFLPQVVKSARVMKKAVAYLLPFIEAEKEESGVTGKDTNGTIVMATVKGDVHDIGKNIVGVVLQCNNFEVIDLGVMVPAQKILDAAKEHDADIIGLSGLITPSLDEMSNFAVEMERAGLEIPLLIGGATTSRAHTAVKISPRRSGPVVWVKDASRSVPVAAALLDDKQRPALLEATEKDYASLRERHAQKNERPMLTLEKARANRTPIEWAGYTPPVPAQGTGVREFLDYDLAELREYIDWQPFFNAWEMKGRFPDILNNPATGEAARKLYDDAQAMLDTLIKEKWLTANGVIGFFPANAVGDDVEIYTDETRTQVLTTLRNLRQQGEHREGIPNRSLGDFIAPKDTGLADHVGAFAVTAGLGSQDKIMEFKADLDDYSAILLESIADRLAEAFAERMHQRVRKEFWGYQPDEQLDNDDLIGEKYVGIRPAPGYPACPEHTEKTTLFELLDVTKRTGIELTESMAMWPGAAVSGWYYAHPQSQYFVVGRLAQDQVADYAKRKGWTLAEAERWLAPNLGYNPED, from the coding sequence CGCGACCGGCCGGACGAGGCCGGCTACCGCGGCGAGCGATTCAAGGACTGGCCGAGCGATCTGCAAGGCAACAACGACCTGCTCACCCTGACGCAGCCGCACATCATCGAGGCGATCCACCGCGAATATCTCGAGGCGGGCGCCGACATCCTGGAGACCAACACGTTCAACGCGAACGCGATCTCGCTCTCCGACTACGGCATGGCCGAGTTGAGCTACGAGCTGAACTACGCCGGCGCCGCCCTGGCCCGGGCGGTGTGCGACGAGTTCGGCACGCCGGAGCGGCCCCGCTACGTCGCCGGGGTGCTGGGACCCACCACCCGGACCGCGTCGATCTCGCCGGATGTCAACGATCCCGGTGCCCGCAACGTCAGCTACGACCAACTCGCCGCCGCCTACCTCGAAGCGGCCACCGGCCTGGTCGACGGCGGCGCCGACATCCTGCTCGTCGAGACCATCTTCGACACGCTCAACGCCAAGGCCGCGGTGTTCGCCATCGAGACGCTGTTCGAAGAGCGTGGCCGCCGCTGGCCGGTGATCATCTCCGGCACCATCACCGACGCATCCGGGCGCACCCTGTCCGGTCAGGTCACCGAGGCGTTCTGGAACTCGATTCGGCACGCCAAGCCGCTCGCGGTCGGCCTCAACTGCGCGCTGGGCGCGCCCGAGATGCGGCCCTACATCGCCGAAATCTCGCGCATCGCCGACACGTTCGTGTCCTGCTACCCGAACGCCGGGCTGCCCAACGCCTTTGCCGAGTACGACGAGACCCCCGAGCGTCAGGCGGGTTACCTCGCCGACTTCGTCGAGGCCGGGTTCGTCAACCTGGTGGGCGGGTGCTGCGGAACGACGCCGGCGCACATCGCCGAGATCGCCAAGGTCGTCGAGGGCAAGGCGCCGCGGCAGGTGCCCGAAATCCCGGTGGCGACCCGGCTTTCGGGCCTGGAGCCGCTCAACATCGACGACGACTCGCTGTTCGTCAACATCGGCGAGCGCACGAACATCACCGGCTCGGCCCGGTTCCGCAACCTGATCAAGGCCGAGGACTACGACACCGCGCTGTCGGTCGCCCTGCAACAGGTCGAGGTCGGTGCCCAGGTCATCGACATCAACATGGACGAGGGCATGATCGACGGCGTCGCCGCGATGGACCGGTTCACCAAGCTGATCGCCTCGGAGCCCGACATCAGCCGGGTCCCGGTGATGATCGACTCCTCCAAATGGGAGGTCATCGAGGCGGGCCTGAAGAACGTGCAGGGCAAGCCGATCGTCAACTCGATCTCCATGAAGGAGGGCGAGGAGAAGTTCATCCACGACGCGCGGCTGTGCCGCAAGTACGGCGCCGCCGTCGTCGTGATGGCCTTCGACGAGGAGGGCCAGGCCGACAATCTGGAGCGCCGCAAACAGATCTGCGGGCGCGCCTATCGGATCCTGACCGAACAGGTCGGCTTCCCGGCCGAGGACATCATCTTCGACCCGAACTGCTTCGCGCTGGCCACCGGGATCGAGGAGCACGCCACCTACGGGATCGACTTCATCGAGGCCTGCGCCTGGATCAAGGAGAACCTGCCGGGGGTGCACCTCTCCGGCGGCATCTCGAACGTGTCGTTCTCGTTCCGCGGCAACAACCCGGTCCGCGAGGCGATCCACGCGGTGTTCCTGTACCACGCCATCAAGGCCGGGCTGAGTATGGGCATCGTCAACGCGGGTGCGTTGGTGCCCTACGACTCGATCGATCCCGAGTTGCGCGAGCGCATCGAGGACGTCGTGCTCAACCGGCGGGAGGACGCGGCCGAACGGCTGTTGGAGATCGCCGAGCGCTTCAACAGCAAGGAGAAGGGCGAAGACCCCGCCGCCGCCGAGTGGCGGTCCCTGCCGGTCCGCGAGCGCATCACGCACGCGCTGGTCAAGGGCATCGACGCGCACGCCGAACCCGACACCGAGGAACTGCGCGCCGAGATCGCGGCCGCCGGCGGTCGCCCGATCGAGGTGATCGAGGGACCGCTGATGGACGGCATGAACGTCGTCGGGGACCTCTTCGGGGCGGGCAAGATGTTCCTGCCCCAGGTGGTGAAGTCGGCCCGGGTGATGAAAAAGGCCGTCGCGTACCTGTTGCCGTTCATCGAGGCGGAGAAGGAAGAGTCCGGCGTCACGGGCAAGGACACCAACGGCACGATCGTGATGGCGACGGTGAAGGGCGACGTCCATGACATCGGGAAGAACATCGTCGGGGTTGTCTTGCAGTGCAACAACTTCGAGGTGATCGACCTCGGTGTGATGGTGCCGGCACAGAAGATCCTGGACGCGGCCAAGGAGCACGACGCCGACATCATCGGGCTGTCCGGGCTGATCACGCCGTCGTTGGACGAGATGAGTAACTTCGCCGTCGAGATGGAACGCGCGGGATTGGAGATCCCGCTGCTCATCGGCGGCGCGACCACCTCGCGCGCCCACACGGCCGTGAAGATCTCGCCGCGCCGCAGCGGACCGGTGGTCTGGGTCAAGGACGCGTCCCGCTCGGTGCCGGTGGCGGCCGCGCTGCTCGACGACAAGCAGCGGCCGGCCCTGCTGGAGGCCACCGAGAAGGATTACGCCTCGCTGCGGGAACGGCATGCGCAGAAGAACGAGCGGCCGATGCTCACGTTGGAGAAGGCCCGCGCGAACCGGACCCCGATCGAGTGGGCGGGCTACACCCCGCCCGTGCCCGCGCAGGGGACGGGAGTGCGGGAGTTCCTCGACTACGACCTCGCCGAGCTTCGCGAGTACATCGACTGGCAGCCGTTCTTCAACGCCTGGGAGATGAAGGGGCGGTTCCCCGACATCCTCAACAACCCGGCCACCGGCGAGGCGGCCCGCAAGCTCTACGACGACGCCCAGGCGATGCTCGACACCCTGATCAAGGAGAAGTGGCTGACCGCCAACGGGGTGATCGGTTTCTTCCCCGCGAACGCCGTCGGCGACGACGTCGAGATCTACACCGACGAGACCCGCACCCAGGTGCTGACCACCCTGCGCAACCTGCGCCAGCAGGGCGAGCACCGGGAGGGGATCCCGAACCGGTCGCTGGGCGACTTCATCGCCCCCAAGGACACCGGTCTGGCCGACCACGTCGGCGCGTTCGCGGTCACCGCGGGGCTGGGCAGCCAGGACAAGATCATGGAGTTCAAGGCGGACCTCGACGACTACAGCGCGATCCTGCTGGAGTCGATCGCCGACCGGCTGGCGGAGGCATTCGCCGAACGGATGCATCAGCGGGTCCGCAAGGAATTCTGGGGATACCAGCCCGACGAGCAACTCGACAACGACGACCTCATCGGCGAGAAGTACGTCGGAATCCGGCCCGCACCCGGGTATCCGGCCTGCCCGGAGCACACCGAGAAGACCACGTTGTTCGAGTTGCTCGACGTCACCAAGCGGACCGGCATCGAGTTGACGGAGTCGATGGCGATGTGGCCGGGCGCCGCCGTCAGCGGCTGGTATTACGCGCACCCGCAGTCGCAGTACTTCGTGGTCGGCCGGCTGGCCCAGGATCAGGTCGCCGACTACGCCAAGCGCAAGGGCTGGACCCTGGCCGAGGCCGAGCGCTGGCTCGCGCCCAACCTCGGCTACAACCCGGAGGACTGA
- the hisG gene encoding ATP phosphoribosyltransferase, whose translation MLRVAVPNKGALSESAAEILAEAGYRRRTDPKDLTVIDPANNVEFFFLRPKDIAIYVASGQLDLGITGRDLAAESGAPTVERLALGFGYSTFRYAAPAGQDWSVADLAGKRIATAYPNLVRQNLADNGIEATVIRLDGAVEISIQLGVADAIADVVGSGRTLRQHDLVAFGDPLCDSEAVLIEAADRPADRARDQLTKRVQGVVLGQQYLMLDYDCPRAVLDRAAAVTPGLESPTIAPLADPDWVAVRALVPRKSVNTIMDELAAIGAKAILASDIRFCRI comes from the coding sequence ATGCTGCGAGTAGCCGTACCCAACAAGGGGGCCCTGAGCGAATCGGCCGCCGAGATCCTGGCGGAGGCGGGCTACCGCCGTCGCACCGACCCCAAGGATCTGACGGTCATCGACCCCGCCAACAACGTCGAGTTCTTCTTCCTGCGTCCCAAGGACATCGCCATCTACGTGGCCTCCGGTCAGCTCGATCTGGGCATCACCGGTCGCGACCTGGCCGCCGAGTCCGGGGCGCCCACCGTGGAGCGCCTGGCGCTGGGCTTCGGGTATTCGACGTTCCGCTACGCCGCTCCGGCGGGGCAGGACTGGTCGGTGGCCGACCTGGCGGGCAAGCGGATCGCCACGGCGTACCCGAATCTGGTGCGGCAGAACCTCGCCGACAACGGGATCGAGGCGACCGTCATCCGCCTCGACGGCGCGGTCGAGATCTCGATCCAGCTGGGCGTCGCCGACGCCATCGCCGACGTCGTCGGGTCCGGCCGCACGCTGCGGCAGCACGATCTGGTGGCCTTCGGCGATCCGCTGTGCGATTCGGAGGCGGTGCTGATCGAGGCGGCCGACCGGCCCGCCGACCGCGCGCGCGATCAGCTCACCAAGCGGGTGCAGGGCGTGGTGTTGGGCCAGCAGTACCTGATGCTCGACTACGACTGCCCGCGTGCCGTGTTGGACCGGGCCGCCGCGGTCACCCCCGGTCTCGAGTCGCCGACCATCGCCCCGCTGGCGGACCCGGATTGGGTGGCGGTGCGCGCCCTGGTCCCGCGCAAGTCCGTCAACACGATCATGGACGAGCTCGCCGCCATCGGCGCCAAGGCGATCTTGGCGTCCGACATCAGGTTCTGCCGCATCTGA
- a CDS encoding ArsI/CadI family heavy metal resistance metalloenzyme, whose amino-acid sequence MSRIQLALNVDDLDQAITFYTKLFDTAPAKVKPGYANFAVADPPLKLVLLENPGRGGTLNHLGVEVGDTEQVHAEIARLSGEGLFTDEEIGTTCCFATQDKVWVTGPAGEKWEVYTVLADSETFGSSPQHLDPEAGATCCGTQNDAATPATSCC is encoded by the coding sequence ATGTCCAGGATCCAACTCGCGCTCAACGTCGACGATCTCGACCAGGCCATCACGTTCTACACCAAGCTGTTCGACACCGCGCCGGCCAAGGTCAAGCCGGGGTATGCGAACTTCGCCGTCGCCGACCCGCCGCTCAAGCTCGTGCTGCTGGAGAACCCCGGCCGGGGCGGCACCCTCAATCACCTCGGGGTGGAGGTCGGCGACACCGAGCAGGTGCACGCCGAGATCGCCCGGCTCTCCGGGGAGGGCTTGTTCACCGACGAGGAGATCGGCACCACCTGTTGCTTCGCCACTCAGGACAAGGTCTGGGTGACCGGGCCGGCGGGGGAGAAGTGGGAGGTCTACACCGTGTTGGCCGATTCCGAGACCTTCGGCAGCAGCCCGCAGCATCTCGATCCCGAGGCCGGGGCCACCTGCTGCGGCACGCAGAACGACGCGGCCACGCCGGCGACCTCCTGCTGCTGA
- the arsB gene encoding ACR3 family arsenite efflux transporter, translated as MSTLDRFLSVWIGAAMLGGLLLGRWLPGLGAGLESVQVDGISLPIAVGLLVMMYPVLAKVRYDRLDTVTADRRLLLSSLVLNWVLGPALMFALAWLMLPDLPECRTGLIIVGLARCIAMVIIWNDLACGDREAAAVLVALNSVFQVVMFAVLGWFYLWVLPGWLGLEQAAIDASPWQIAKSVLIFLGIPLAAGYLSRRLGERAKGRDWYESTFLPRIGPWALYGLLFTVVILFALQGEQITSRPVDVARIAVPLLAYFAIMWGGGYLLGAVLGLGYERTTTLAFTAAGNNFELAIAVAIATYGATSGQALATVVGPLIEVPVLVALIYVSLALRKRFG; from the coding sequence ATGTCGACTCTGGACCGGTTCCTGTCGGTGTGGATCGGCGCCGCCATGCTCGGCGGTTTACTGCTCGGCCGGTGGCTGCCCGGTTTGGGCGCCGGTCTGGAAAGCGTTCAGGTAGACGGCATTTCGCTGCCGATCGCAGTCGGGTTGCTGGTCATGATGTATCCGGTGCTGGCCAAGGTGCGCTACGACCGCCTGGATACCGTCACCGCCGATCGCAGGTTGTTGCTCTCCTCGCTGGTGCTGAATTGGGTGTTGGGCCCCGCGCTGATGTTCGCTCTGGCTTGGCTGATGCTGCCGGATCTGCCGGAGTGCCGGACCGGGCTGATCATCGTCGGATTGGCTCGCTGTATCGCCATGGTGATCATCTGGAACGACCTGGCGTGCGGCGACCGCGAAGCCGCCGCCGTGCTGGTGGCGCTCAACTCGGTCTTCCAGGTCGTCATGTTCGCCGTCCTGGGTTGGTTCTACCTGTGGGTGCTGCCCGGCTGGCTCGGGCTGGAACAGGCCGCCATCGATGCCTCGCCGTGGCAGATCGCCAAGTCCGTGCTGATCTTCCTCGGCATTCCGCTGGCCGCAGGGTACTTGTCTCGGCGGCTCGGTGAGCGGGCGAAGGGTCGGGACTGGTACGAGTCCACGTTCTTGCCGCGGATCGGCCCGTGGGCACTCTACGGCCTGCTGTTCACCGTGGTCATTCTGTTTGCGCTGCAAGGGGAACAGATCACCAGTCGCCCCGTCGACGTCGCCCGTATCGCGGTGCCGCTGCTTGCGTACTTCGCCATCATGTGGGGCGGCGGCTACCTGTTGGGCGCGGTGCTGGGGTTGGGGTATGAACGGACCACCACCCTGGCGTTCACCGCCGCGGGCAACAACTTCGAACTGGCCATCGCGGTGGCCATCGCCACCTACGGCGCAACCTCCGGGCAGGCGCTGGCCACCGTCGTCGGGCCGCTCATCGAAGTGCCGGTGCTGGTCGCCCTGATCTACGTCTCGCTGGCGTTGCGAAAGCGCTTCGGCTAG
- a CDS encoding FAD-containing oxidoreductase — MTARFDAIVVGAGQAGPPLAGRLTEAGMTVAVVERKLVGGTCVNYGCIPTKTLVASAHAAQLARRGAEYGVTTGDVAVDMARVKARKDKIMLEDRHGLETWLAGMPGCTLLRGHARFTGPKTLRIDGADPEVIEADRIFLNTGGRAVVPQIPGLADVDYLTNVGILELDTVPAHLVIVGGSYIALEFAQMYRRFGAEVTVVERGGRLTSREDEDVSATITDILEAEGIRVVLDATDMRIGKHPKGFELTAAAGADPIVGSHLLVATGRRPNTDDLGLEHAGVEVDERGYVRVDDQLRTTAEGIWAMGDCNGKGAFTHTSYNDFEIVAANLLDDDPRRVSDRITTYALYIDPPLGRAGMSIAEVRRSGRPALVATRPMTRVGRAVEKGETQGFMRVIVDAESEQILGAAVLGVGGDEVIHSILDIMTAKLPYTAISRTMHIHPTVSELVPTLLQDLAPLP, encoded by the coding sequence GTGACCGCGCGCTTCGACGCGATCGTCGTCGGAGCGGGACAGGCCGGGCCGCCGTTGGCCGGGCGGTTGACCGAGGCCGGGATGACGGTCGCGGTGGTCGAGCGGAAACTGGTCGGCGGGACCTGCGTGAACTACGGCTGCATTCCGACCAAGACCCTCGTCGCCAGCGCGCACGCGGCGCAATTGGCCCGGCGCGGCGCCGAATACGGCGTGACCACCGGGGATGTCGCCGTCGACATGGCCCGGGTGAAGGCGCGCAAGGACAAGATCATGCTCGAGGACCGGCACGGCCTGGAAACCTGGCTGGCCGGGATGCCCGGGTGCACCCTGCTGCGCGGTCACGCCAGGTTCACCGGGCCCAAGACCCTGCGGATCGACGGGGCCGACCCGGAGGTCATCGAGGCCGACCGGATCTTTCTCAACACCGGCGGCCGCGCGGTCGTGCCGCAGATCCCAGGGCTGGCCGACGTCGACTACCTGACCAATGTCGGGATCCTCGAACTCGACACCGTTCCCGCACATCTGGTGATCGTCGGCGGCAGCTACATCGCCCTGGAGTTCGCGCAGATGTATCGCCGCTTCGGTGCCGAGGTCACCGTGGTGGAGCGCGGCGGGCGCCTGACATCGCGCGAGGACGAGGATGTTTCCGCGACCATCACCGACATCCTCGAAGCCGAGGGCATCCGGGTGGTCCTCGACGCCACCGACATGCGGATCGGCAAGCACCCCAAGGGTTTCGAGTTGACCGCCGCGGCCGGCGCCGACCCGATCGTCGGCAGCCACCTGCTGGTGGCCACCGGCCGTCGGCCCAACACCGACGACCTCGGACTCGAGCACGCCGGCGTCGAGGTCGACGAGCGAGGATACGTCCGGGTCGACGATCAGCTGCGGACTACCGCCGAGGGAATCTGGGCGATGGGGGACTGCAACGGCAAGGGCGCCTTCACCCATACCTCCTACAACGACTTCGAGATCGTGGCGGCGAACCTGCTCGACGACGATCCGCGCCGGGTGTCCGACCGGATCACCACCTATGCGCTCTACATCGACCCGCCGCTGGGGCGGGCCGGGATGAGCATCGCTGAGGTGCGCCGGTCGGGTCGGCCGGCCCTGGTCGCGACCCGTCCGATGACCCGGGTGGGCCGCGCGGTGGAAAAGGGTGAGACCCAAGGGTTCATGCGGGTGATCGTCGACGCCGAGAGCGAACAGATCCTGGGTGCCGCGGTGCTCGGCGTCGGCGGCGACGAGGTCATCCACTCGATCCTGGACATCATGACGGCCAAGCTGCCGTACACGGCGATCTCGCGCACCATGCACATCCACCCGACGGTCAGCGAGTTGGTGCCCACCCTGTTGCAGGACCTGGCGCCGCTGCCCTGA
- a CDS encoding Rv2640c family ArsR-like transcriptional regulator, translating into MPKALPVIDTTEPVCCAPVAAGPLSDDDALQIATRLKAIADPARVKIVSLLFNSASGELNSGELAAKLELTESTVSHHLSQLRKAGLVTSDRRGMNVFHRVRPEALQALCIVLDPDCCT; encoded by the coding sequence ATGCCCAAGGCGTTGCCCGTGATCGACACCACCGAGCCGGTGTGCTGCGCCCCGGTCGCCGCCGGCCCGCTCAGCGACGACGACGCACTGCAGATCGCCACCCGCCTGAAGGCGATCGCCGACCCGGCCCGGGTCAAGATCGTCTCGCTGCTGTTCAACTCGGCCTCCGGGGAACTGAACAGCGGTGAGCTTGCCGCGAAGCTGGAGTTGACCGAGTCCACCGTCAGCCACCACCTGAGCCAGTTGCGCAAGGCCGGCTTGGTGACCTCGGATCGCCGCGGGATGAACGTCTTTCACCGGGTACGCCCCGAGGCGCTGCAGGCGCTGTGCATCGTGCTGGACCCGGACTGCTGCACCTGA
- a CDS encoding phosphoribosyl-ATP diphosphatase, translating into MKESVPVKTFEELFAELGERARTRPTGSSTVAALDAGVHTIGKKILEEAGEVWLAAEHESDDALAEEISQLFYWAQVLMLARGLTLDDVYRKL; encoded by the coding sequence ATGAAAGAATCAGTGCCCGTGAAGACGTTCGAGGAGCTGTTTGCCGAGCTGGGCGAACGTGCGCGCACCCGACCGACCGGTAGTTCCACCGTCGCCGCGCTGGACGCGGGGGTGCACACCATCGGCAAGAAGATCCTCGAGGAGGCCGGCGAGGTCTGGTTGGCCGCCGAGCACGAGTCCGACGACGCGTTGGCCGAGGAGATCAGCCAGCTGTTCTATTGGGCGCAGGTGTTGATGCTGGCGCGCGGCCTGACCCTCGACGACGTGTACCGGAAGCTGTGA
- a CDS encoding HAD family hydrolase, which yields MRAVLWDMDGTLVDSEKLWDQALHELYRRHDRELTPQVRNSTVGGSSDSVLTIVYADLGLDPEPAHVAATADWMHDYVGELFEAGLPWCDGAREMLDGLAAAEVPMALVTNTRRDLTEKALNSIGRHYFSVSVCGDEVPTGKPAPDPYLRAADLLGLDPAHCLAIEDSVTGTEAAEDAGCPVIVVPNEVEVPASPRRRHVASLRGLSVADLRAVHADLDRHARKAG from the coding sequence ATGCGTGCGGTGCTCTGGGACATGGACGGCACGCTCGTCGACTCCGAAAAGCTTTGGGATCAGGCCCTGCACGAGTTGTATCGGCGCCATGATCGGGAGTTGACCCCGCAGGTTCGCAACTCGACGGTGGGGGGCTCCAGCGATTCCGTCCTCACGATCGTCTACGCGGATCTCGGGTTGGACCCCGAGCCCGCGCATGTGGCCGCGACGGCGGACTGGATGCACGACTACGTCGGCGAGCTCTTCGAGGCGGGGCTGCCGTGGTGCGACGGGGCCCGCGAGATGCTCGACGGGTTGGCCGCCGCCGAGGTCCCGATGGCGCTGGTCACCAACACCCGCCGTGACCTCACCGAGAAGGCGCTCAACAGCATTGGGCGACACTATTTTTCGGTGTCGGTGTGCGGCGACGAGGTGCCCACAGGCAAACCGGCGCCGGACCCGTATCTGCGCGCGGCGGACCTGCTGGGCCTCGACCCGGCCCACTGCCTGGCCATCGAGGACTCGGTGACCGGCACCGAGGCCGCCGAGGACGCCGGGTGCCCGGTGATCGTCGTGCCCAACGAGGTGGAGGTGCCGGCCAGCCCCCGTCGGCGCCACGTCGCTTCGCTGCGTGGGCTCTCCGTCGCGGATCTGCGCGCGGTGCATGCCGATCTGGACCGGCACGCCCGTAAGGCCGGCTGA